The proteins below come from a single Papaver somniferum cultivar HN1 chromosome 11, ASM357369v1, whole genome shotgun sequence genomic window:
- the LOC113324668 gene encoding uncharacterized protein LOC113324668: protein MALSSCYVVVYYKGYGILLKVSLDTMIRDFKISVCDYWRNLTPQSIRFISGCGKARINCDYSLQSLMIVTCSRELSSFDLFVEEACHGVASSSSSGISTQSLSDDESCTGFTETSKIKYLTEGHEQLKPLLSESWEDIFKGVSQVFHGGVDEVCLAVSKYCSKSGYTFAKVKNDRLRFTGKCGRNAECPWYMHCIPIDTAKSVFAIKEINGENKCGGAYKLKDPPVKNKLIKHLFKDQIQSNPSINPNDMVAQVKSCYGIDIKYHHAYKGKEASKAEIYGDDVKSYTDLIWYVEAIKDTNPGSYIKFEYDKETKRFQRLFICFAACMEGYRFIRPMLYCDAIFLKGRFKGTLMVATGVNGNQGFFPFVYALVPGEDIEGLEWFMENLQHCVDSRPITFITDRHEGLKQSIPKYFPNSYHSYCFHHLKNNLPIKKSHEKYKQVQDLFHKAAYCYSVAKYESALNEMCIIGCGWVAKYIGNIDPKDLPPATLVDEIRIKIMRMSAERREHGRNYSDSLTPIYKSLLKSHVDIGGLWSVTESGNGIYEVHSHSSHVVDMMHMTCTCQRWKVVGFSCAHATVAIIMNGIEMLRFVQPYFGSSHFRHTYAPAIRPIPNYDRPKVYEPEERVLPGIPRPPPGRPPKKRICGAYEKERRPMKCSNCKKIGNHNKATCRVLMLE, encoded by the exons ATGGCCCTATCCAGTTGTTATGTTGTTGTGTACTACAAAGGGTATGGTATTCTGTTGAAAGTTTCTTTAGATACCATGATTCGTGACTTTAAAATATCTGTTTGTGATTATTGGAGAAACTTGACTCCTCAGAGCATAAGATTTATTAGTGGTTGTGGTAAAGCTCGCATTAATTGTGATTATTCTCTTCAAAGTCTAATGATTGTTACTTGTTCAAGGGAATTGTCAAGTTTTGATCTGTTTGTTGAGGAGGCTTGTCATGGTGTTGCTTCTAGCTCTTCGTCTGGTATTTCCACGCAGTCGCTCAGTGACGATGAATCATGCACTGGGTTCACTGAGACTTCAAAGATTAAATACCTGACGGAAGGTCATGAGCAATTGAAACCTCTTTTGTCCGAAAGTTGGGAGGATATTTTTAAAGGTGTTAGTCAAGTTTttcatggtggtgttgatgaaGTTTGCTTAGCTGTCAGCAAATATTGCAGCAAGTCTGGCTATACATTTGCAAAGGTTAAGAATGACAGACTCAGGTTCACAGGAAAGTGTGGTAGGAATGCAGAATGTCCTTGGTATATGCACTGTATTCCCATCGATACCGCTAAAAGTGTCTTTGCTATCAAGGAAATCAATGGGGAGAATAAATGTGGTGGTGCTTATAAGCTGAAGGACCCACCTGTGAAGAACAAATTGATTAAACATCTATTCAAGGATCAAATACAGTCAAATCCGTCGATAAATCCTAATGATATGGTTGCTCAGGTGAAGAGTTGTTATGGTATTGACATAAAATACCATCATGCTTATAAAGGGAAGGAAGCATCTAAGGCAGAGATATATGGAGATGATGTAAAAAGTTATACAGATCTTATTTGGTATGTTGAAGCAATAAAGGATACCAATCCTGGAAGTTACATTAAGTTTGAGTATGATAAAGAGACTAAACGTTTTCAGAGGCTTTTCATATGTTTTGCTGCCTGTATGGAAGGATACCGGTTCATTCGCCCTATGCTTTACTGTGATGCAATATTTCTCAAAGGGAGATTCAAGGGAACATTGATGGTTGCCACTGGTGTGAATGGAAACCAAG GattttttccttttgtgtatGCTTTAGTTCCTGGAGAAGACATTGAAGGGTTGGAGTGGTTTATGGAGAACTTGCAGCATTGTGTCGACTCTCGTCCTATCACCTTTATCACTGATCGTCATGAAGGGCTGAAGCAAAGTATTCCCAAGTATTTTCCCAACTCTTATCATAGTTACTGTTTCcatcatttgaagaataacctCCCCATCAAGAAATCACATGAGAAGTATAAACAAGTTCAAGATTTGTTCCATAAAGCTGCATACTGCTATAGTGTTGCTAAATATGAGTCTGCTTTAAATGAGATGTGTATCATAGGATGTGGTTGGGTTGCCAAGTACATCGGAAATATCGATCCCAA GGATCTGCCTCCAGCTACTCTTGTTGATGAGATTAGAATAAAGATTATGAGGATGAGTGCAGAAAGGCGTGAGCACGGTAGAAATTATAGTGATAGTTTGACTCCCATATATAAATCTTTACTCAAGTCACATGTCGATATAGGGGGTCTGTGGAGTGTTACGGAGTCAGGTAATGGTATATACGAGGTTCACTCTCATAGCTCTCACGTTGTTGATATGATGCATATGACGTGCACTTGCCAGAGATGGAAAGTGGTTGGTTTCTCCTGTGCTCACGCCACTGTTGCTATTATTATGAATGGTATTGAGATGTTGAGGTTTGTTCAGCCTTACTTTGGTTCGAGTCATTTTCGCCATACGTATGCTCCTGCAATTCGACCCATTCCCAATTACGACAGGCCAAAAGTGTATGAACCTGAAGAGAGAGTCCTACCTGGTATTCCAAGGCCACCTCCAGGAAGACCACCAAAGAAGCGCATTTGTGGTGCTTATGAGAAGGAGAGGAGGCCTATGAAGTGCTCAAATTGCAAGAAGATTGGGAACCATAACAAAGCTACCTGTCGTGTATTAATGCTGGAGTAG